The Gammaproteobacteria bacterium genome includes a region encoding these proteins:
- a CDS encoding monovalent cation/H+ antiporter subunit D yields the protein MNHLVIAPIVLPLLCGALSLLFVRRREALARIMNLTGCLLLLPVTLWMLLDAGADHYRVYALGGWPAPFGIVLVADRLSALMLVLTSVVGLCSLLYALSGELRANPYFHILFQFQILGLNGAFLTGDLFNLFVFFEILLIASYGLLLQGEGAGAARTRATLHYVVLNLAGSALFLIAVGIIYGVTGTLNMADLARQAAQPDPANASLLRGGALLLLVVFMLKAALLPLYFWLPAAYSAAAAPVAALFAIMTKVGVYAILRIFTLIFGAGAGAAAGVAEPWLLPLAVLTVAMGAIGVLAANRLRLLVSYLIIVSVGTLLAGVGLFSAAGISAALYYLLHTTMITVCLYLLADVIARQRGMGADALVPGTAVGRPALTGAVFFLAAIAVAGMPPLSGFLGKLLILEAALEHRSMPWLWGTLLGGSLLGIVALGRAGSVLFWKSAGRPALTLPVLPLAMAMLPLAASPLLMLFAHPVQEYATATADQMLLPQGYIDAVLGNPAPPLMEHESLEVVP from the coding sequence GTGAATCATCTTGTCATCGCCCCGATCGTGCTGCCGCTGCTGTGCGGCGCGCTGTCGCTGCTCTTCGTGCGCCGCCGCGAGGCGCTGGCCCGCATCATGAACCTGACCGGCTGCTTGCTGCTGCTCCCGGTCACGCTGTGGATGCTGCTGGACGCCGGAGCGGACCACTACCGCGTCTACGCACTGGGCGGCTGGCCGGCGCCGTTCGGTATCGTACTGGTGGCGGACCGGCTCAGCGCGCTCATGCTGGTCCTGACGTCGGTGGTGGGGCTGTGCAGCCTGTTGTATGCCCTGAGCGGCGAGCTGCGCGCCAATCCTTATTTCCATATTCTGTTCCAGTTTCAGATCCTCGGGCTCAATGGCGCCTTCCTGACCGGCGACCTGTTCAACCTCTTCGTATTCTTCGAGATCCTGCTCATCGCGTCGTACGGCCTGCTGCTGCAGGGCGAAGGCGCCGGAGCGGCGCGCACCCGCGCGACCTTGCACTATGTCGTGCTGAATCTGGCAGGTTCAGCCCTGTTTCTCATTGCCGTGGGGATAATCTACGGAGTCACCGGCACGCTGAACATGGCGGATCTTGCGCGCCAGGCGGCGCAGCCAGACCCGGCCAACGCAAGCCTGCTGCGGGGCGGCGCCCTGTTGTTGCTGGTGGTGTTCATGCTCAAGGCCGCGCTGCTGCCGCTCTATTTCTGGCTACCCGCTGCCTACAGCGCCGCGGCGGCGCCGGTGGCGGCGCTGTTCGCCATAATGACCAAGGTCGGCGTCTACGCCATACTGCGCATCTTCACCCTGATCTTTGGCGCCGGGGCCGGAGCGGCCGCAGGCGTTGCCGAGCCCTGGCTGCTGCCGCTGGCGGTGCTTACCGTTGCGATGGGGGCGATCGGCGTGCTCGCCGCCAACCGCCTGCGCCTGCTCGTATCCTATCTGATCATAGTCTCGGTGGGCACGCTTCTGGCCGGGGTCGGACTGTTCAGCGCAGCCGGCATCAGCGCGGCGCTGTATTATCTGCTGCACACCACCATGATTACGGTGTGCCTGTACCTCCTCGCCGATGTAATCGCGCGCCAGCGAGGCATGGGCGCGGATGCATTGGTGCCCGGTACCGCCGTCGGCCGACCGGCGCTGACGGGCGCGGTGTTTTTCCTCGCCGCCATCGCCGTGGCGGGCATGCCCCCGCTGAGCGGTTTCCTTGGCAAGCTGCTGATACTGGAGGCGGCCCTGGAGCACCGCAGCATGCCCTGGCTGTGGGGCACCCTGCTCGGCGGTAGTCTGCTCGGCATCGTCGCGCTCGGCCGCGCCGGAAGCGTGCTGTTCTGGAAGAGCGCCGGACGTCCGGCGCTGACGCTGCCGGTGCTTCCGCTCGCCATGGCCATGCTGCCGCTGGCGGCCAGCCCCCTGCTGATGCTGTTCGCCCACCCGGTGCAGGAGTATGCAACGGCGACTGCCGACCAGATGCTGCTGCCGCAGGGATACATCGACGCCGTACTGGGCAATCCAGCCCCGCCGCTCATGGAACATGAATCGCTCGAGGTAGTGCCATGA
- a CDS encoding rhomboid family intramembrane serine protease, whose amino-acid sequence MIPLRDDNPTTIRPIVTVGLIAACGMVFLWQFSLGPAGFERTVFGLGLIPAVFYGNASLPSGLELVPPGLTLFTSMFLHGGWMHLIGNMLYLWIFGNNIEDAMGHTRFIVFYLACGVAAALAQATFESTAQIPMVGASGAISGVLGAYLLLYPRARVQVLVPFGIIMHMMSLPALLVLGFWFVLQLINSAAATAGEGGTAWFAHLGGFVAGMVLIPFFKHRRVRFFNPARH is encoded by the coding sequence ATGATCCCATTGCGAGACGATAATCCGACCACCATCCGGCCCATCGTGACCGTCGGCCTGATCGCCGCCTGCGGCATGGTGTTCCTGTGGCAGTTCTCCCTCGGGCCGGCCGGGTTTGAGCGCACTGTATTCGGCCTGGGCCTGATCCCCGCCGTGTTCTACGGCAACGCGAGCCTGCCGTCCGGGCTCGAGCTGGTCCCGCCCGGCCTGACGCTGTTCACTTCCATGTTCCTGCACGGCGGCTGGATGCACCTCATCGGCAACATGCTGTACCTGTGGATCTTCGGCAACAACATCGAGGACGCCATGGGTCACACGCGCTTCATCGTGTTCTATCTGGCATGCGGCGTCGCAGCCGCGCTTGCCCAGGCAACTTTCGAATCGACCGCACAGATCCCGATGGTGGGTGCGAGCGGGGCGATCTCCGGCGTGCTCGGCGCCTATCTGCTGCTGTATCCGCGCGCACGCGTACAGGTGCTGGTCCCGTTCGGCATTATCATGCACATGATGTCGCTGCCGGCGCTGCTGGTGCTGGGTTTCTGGTTCGTGCTGCAGCTGATCAATTCCGCGGCGGCGACGGCCGGGGAGGGCGGGACGGCATGGTTCGCCCACCTCGGCGGATTCGTCGCCGGAATGGTGCTGATCCCATTTTTCAAGCACCGGCGCGTGCGCTTCTTCAATCCCGCGCGCCACTGA
- a CDS encoding K+/H+ antiporter subunit F — protein sequence MLTAAIYLAYSMLGLALLLNLWRAVRGPTLPDRALALDTMYINTIALLMVLGIHLDDNLYFEAALLIAMMGFVGTAAICKYLLRGDIIE from the coding sequence GTGCTGACGGCTGCCATCTATCTCGCCTACAGTATGCTGGGGTTGGCCTTGCTGCTCAACCTGTGGCGTGCCGTGCGCGGGCCCACGCTGCCGGATCGAGCGCTAGCCCTCGACACCATGTACATCAACACCATTGCCCTGCTCATGGTCCTCGGCATCCATCTGGACGACAACCTGTATTTTGAGGCCGCCCTGCTCATCGCCATGATGGGTTTCGTCGGTACCGCGGCCATCTGCAAATACCTGCTGCGCGGCGACATCATCGAATAG
- a CDS encoding Na+/H+ antiporter subunit C, with translation MEALFATAVGVLTACGVYLLLRARTYPVVLGLTLLSYAVNLFLFASGGLVTGQPPVISADAAGYTDPLPQALVLTAIVIGFGMTAFLVILALRARVELGSDHVDGGESDR, from the coding sequence ATGGAGGCCCTGTTCGCCACCGCGGTCGGCGTCCTCACTGCTTGCGGGGTGTATCTGCTGCTGCGCGCGCGCACCTATCCGGTCGTGCTGGGACTGACCCTGCTCTCCTATGCGGTCAATCTCTTTCTGTTCGCCTCCGGCGGTCTGGTCACAGGGCAACCGCCGGTGATCTCGGCAGACGCCGCCGGCTATACCGATCCGCTGCCCCAGGCGCTGGTATTGACCGCAATCGTGATCGGTTTCGGCATGACGGCCTTTCTGGTCATCCTGGCACTGCGCGCGCGGGTAGAACTGGGTTCGGATCACGTGGACGGCGGAGAGTCTGACCGGTGA
- the rimO gene encoding 30S ribosomal protein S12 methylthiotransferase RimO, producing the protein MTRKIPRVGFVSLGCPKATVDSERILTQLRAEGYVVAPSYAAADLVVVNTCGFIDSAVEESLDAIGEALAENGKVIVTGCLGAREDTIRNVHPQVLAVTGPHALDEVMQAVHEHLPPRHDPRTDLVPPQGLRLTPRHYAYLKISEGCNHRCTFCIIPSMRGDLVSRPIGEVMQEAENLVKAGVKELLVIAQDTSAYGVDLRYRTGFWGGRPLRTRFAELARSLGELGVWVRLHYVYPYPHVDEVIPLMADGKLLPYLDIPFQHASPRILKAMKRPAGGEDVLLRLRHWRSICPDIAIRSTFIVGFPGETEQDFEMLLDFLREAQLDRVGCFTYSPVEGAVANALSKPVPEKIKQDRMERFMETQASISAEKLRRRIGQHMSVLIDEAGPDGARARSYADAPEIDGVVHIERAAAIQPGEMIRVAITDSDQHDLYGYPSPP; encoded by the coding sequence ATGACACGAAAGATCCCCCGCGTAGGCTTCGTCAGCCTCGGTTGTCCCAAGGCCACGGTCGACTCCGAGCGCATCCTGACCCAGCTCCGCGCCGAAGGCTACGTCGTTGCCCCCAGCTATGCGGCAGCCGACCTCGTCGTGGTCAATACCTGCGGGTTCATCGACAGCGCCGTCGAGGAATCGCTCGACGCCATCGGCGAGGCGCTGGCCGAAAATGGCAAGGTCATCGTCACCGGCTGCCTCGGCGCGCGCGAGGACACCATCCGTAACGTGCATCCGCAGGTGCTCGCGGTCACCGGGCCGCATGCGCTCGACGAGGTGATGCAGGCGGTTCACGAGCATCTGCCGCCGCGGCACGATCCGCGCACCGACCTGGTCCCGCCGCAGGGGCTCCGGCTGACGCCGCGCCACTACGCCTATCTGAAAATCTCCGAAGGCTGCAACCACCGCTGCACCTTCTGCATCATCCCGTCCATGCGCGGCGACCTCGTCAGCCGGCCGATCGGCGAGGTGATGCAGGAGGCGGAAAATCTGGTCAAGGCAGGCGTCAAGGAGCTGCTGGTGATCGCGCAGGATACCAGCGCCTACGGGGTGGATCTCCGCTATCGGACCGGATTCTGGGGCGGACGGCCGCTCAGGACCCGCTTCGCCGAGCTGGCACGCAGCCTGGGCGAGCTCGGCGTGTGGGTGCGGCTGCATTACGTGTATCCGTATCCCCACGTCGACGAAGTGATCCCGCTGATGGCGGACGGCAAGCTGCTGCCCTATCTCGACATACCGTTCCAGCACGCGAGCCCGCGCATACTGAAGGCGATGAAGCGTCCCGCCGGTGGCGAAGACGTGCTGCTGCGCCTGCGCCACTGGCGCTCAATCTGCCCCGACATCGCCATCCGGAGCACCTTCATCGTCGGTTTTCCTGGCGAGACCGAACAGGATTTCGAAATGCTGCTCGACTTCCTGCGCGAGGCCCAGCTCGATCGCGTAGGCTGTTTCACCTACTCCCCGGTGGAAGGCGCCGTCGCCAACGCGCTCTCCAAACCCGTGCCCGAGAAAATCAAGCAGGATCGCATGGAACGTTTCATGGAGACCCAGGCGAGCATCAGCGCGGAGAAACTCCGGCGCCGTATCGGACAACATATGTCAGTGCTGATCGATGAGGCCGGACCGGATGGCGCGCGGGCGCGCAGCTACGCCGACGCGCCCGAGATCGATGGCGTCGTGCACATCGAGCGGGCCGCAGCCATCCAGCCGGGTGAAATGATCCGCGTCGCGATCACGGACTCCGACCAGCATGACCTGTACGGTTATCCATCGCCCCCCTAA
- a CDS encoding zinc-dependent alcohol dehydrogenase family protein — protein sequence MKVVVMTAEGGPEVLECREIPDPEIGVATQLKVRLRAAGVNPVDAKMRRRGLYFPGALPAVLGCDGAGIVVETGAAVTRFKPGDEVWFCDGGAGGDPGCYAEYKVLDQGVARLKPAALNFNEAAAAPLVLITAWEALFERADLRSGQSILIHGGTGGVGHVAIQLAKRAGAQVCVTVGSHDKAEYARRLGADESIVYSERDFVQAVNAWTDGRGVDVALDTVGGEVFRRTIEAVAHYGDLVTLLDPGADVAWREARNRNLRVGFEFMLIPMLRGLADARRRQGEILDRCREWCDEGVMSIEVARTLPLEWAAEAHRLIEQGHTRGKIVLEIAD from the coding sequence ATGAAGGTAGTGGTCATGACGGCGGAGGGAGGACCCGAGGTTCTGGAGTGCCGCGAAATCCCCGATCCGGAGATTGGAGTCGCGACCCAGCTCAAGGTGCGCCTGCGCGCGGCCGGGGTGAATCCGGTCGATGCGAAGATGCGCCGGCGCGGGCTGTATTTCCCCGGCGCCTTGCCGGCGGTGCTCGGCTGCGACGGCGCCGGCATCGTCGTCGAGACCGGCGCGGCGGTGACCCGCTTCAAACCGGGTGACGAGGTCTGGTTTTGCGACGGCGGCGCCGGCGGCGATCCCGGGTGCTACGCCGAGTACAAGGTCCTGGACCAGGGCGTCGCACGCCTGAAACCGGCTGCGTTGAATTTCAACGAGGCCGCCGCGGCGCCGCTGGTGCTGATCACGGCATGGGAGGCGCTGTTCGAGCGCGCAGACCTGCGGTCGGGCCAATCGATACTGATACATGGCGGCACCGGCGGCGTCGGCCACGTCGCGATCCAGCTCGCGAAGCGGGCAGGCGCCCAGGTCTGCGTCACCGTGGGAAGCCACGACAAGGCCGAGTACGCGCGCCGGCTCGGCGCCGACGAGTCAATCGTCTATTCCGAACGCGACTTCGTGCAGGCGGTGAACGCGTGGACGGACGGGCGTGGTGTGGACGTAGCCCTCGACACGGTCGGCGGCGAGGTCTTCCGCCGCACCATCGAGGCAGTCGCGCATTACGGAGACCTGGTGACGCTGCTCGATCCCGGCGCGGACGTCGCCTGGCGCGAGGCGCGCAACCGCAACCTGCGCGTCGGTTTCGAGTTCATGCTGATACCGATGCTGCGCGGTCTGGCTGACGCGCGCCGGCGGCAGGGCGAGATACTGGATCGCTGCCGTGAATGGTGCGACGAGGGTGTGATGAGCATCGAGGTGGCGCGGACCCTGCCCCTCGAGTGGGCCGCCGAGGCTCACCGGCTCATCGAGCAGGGGCATACCCGGGGCAAGATCGTGCTGGAGATCGCGGACTGA
- a CDS encoding monovalent cation/H+ antiporter subunit A, with protein sequence MNLLLIILMPFLGAGLPGLCIRYGRNASAWAAAAVTALALAAAAASMPAVFAGQTSTVTLPWLPALGLNLSLRLDGLSLLFVLLILGIGLLVIMYARYYLSSRDPMGRFYGYMLLFMGSMLGVVLSDNLILLLIFWELTSLSSFLLIGYWRHQAAAREGARMSLAVTGGGGLALLAGILLLGHMTGSYELSVVIASGEMIRAHPLYAPALALILLGAFTKSAQFPLHFWLPHAMAAPTPVSAYLHSATMVKAGIYLIARLYPALSGTDLWFYLVGGAGLLTLLFGAYTALFQHDLKGLLAYSTISHLGLITLLFGLGTDLGAVAGVFHIINHATFKASLFMAAGIIDHECGTRDMRRINGLWNYMPHTATLAMVAAASMAGVPLFNGFLSKEMFFAETLNQELLGSLYWILPAGAVLAGIFAVAYSIRFIHDVFFNGEPVDLPRTPHEPPRYMKIPVEVLVALCLLVGILPVITVVPLLDLATASVLQREVPDYDLAIWHGFTGPFLMSLAALAGGGLIYALRRRIYALHDRLPAVSAKRNYELLLAAVMGGATRSTRALENGSLQRYLTLFIASAVILGVAPYLADGAPAFGASAATPIDGISLVAGLILAAAAIGTAAWHRQRLLALILLSVAGLIVALTFARFSAPDLALTQLSVEVVSIILLLLALFFIPRHAPTGTGAAHRLRDLALATLAGGGVGFACWQLLTREHDSISTYYLQQSVPGGGGSNVVNVILVDFRGFDTLGEITVLAIAAVGIFTLLHGLRPHLPARDPDGRAWSPDRYPLIMATLSRPLLPLALLVSLYLFLRGHNLPGGGFIAGLVTGVALILQYLANGIAWTRERLLLDYYPLIATGILISTGTGLASWMFDRPFLTSAFAHLHLPLIGEVALASALSFDIGVYLAVVGTVMLILARLGEITAPRGTAESPGSEARE encoded by the coding sequence ATGAACCTGCTTCTGATCATACTCATGCCCTTCCTCGGCGCGGGCCTGCCAGGCTTGTGCATACGTTACGGACGCAATGCCTCCGCATGGGCGGCGGCGGCCGTGACGGCGCTAGCGCTCGCCGCGGCGGCGGCCTCGATGCCCGCGGTGTTCGCCGGGCAGACGAGCACCGTCACCCTGCCCTGGCTGCCGGCGCTCGGCCTCAACCTGTCGTTGCGCCTTGACGGGCTCAGCCTGCTGTTCGTGCTGCTGATACTGGGCATCGGCCTGCTGGTCATCATGTATGCGCGCTATTATCTCTCGTCGCGCGACCCCATGGGGCGCTTCTACGGCTATATGCTGCTGTTCATGGGCAGCATGCTGGGCGTCGTGCTGTCAGACAACCTGATCCTGCTGCTGATCTTCTGGGAATTGACCAGCCTGAGTTCCTTCCTGCTGATCGGTTACTGGCGCCACCAGGCCGCAGCACGGGAGGGCGCCCGCATGTCCCTCGCCGTCACCGGCGGCGGCGGACTGGCCCTGCTCGCGGGCATCCTGCTGCTGGGTCACATGACAGGCAGCTATGAGCTGTCCGTCGTCATCGCCTCCGGCGAGATGATCCGCGCGCATCCGTTGTACGCACCCGCGCTCGCGCTCATCCTCCTCGGCGCATTCACCAAATCCGCGCAGTTTCCGCTGCACTTCTGGCTGCCCCATGCCATGGCCGCGCCCACCCCGGTGAGCGCGTACCTGCATTCGGCCACCATGGTCAAGGCCGGCATCTATCTGATCGCGCGCCTGTATCCGGCCCTGTCCGGCACCGATCTCTGGTTTTACCTGGTCGGCGGCGCGGGGTTGCTGACACTGCTCTTCGGCGCTTACACCGCGCTGTTCCAGCATGATCTCAAGGGTCTGCTCGCCTACTCCACCATCAGCCATCTGGGCCTGATCACGCTGCTGTTCGGACTGGGCACCGACCTCGGCGCGGTGGCCGGCGTTTTCCACATCATCAACCATGCCACCTTCAAGGCCTCGCTGTTCATGGCCGCCGGCATCATTGACCATGAATGCGGCACGCGCGACATGAGGCGCATCAACGGCCTGTGGAACTACATGCCGCACACCGCCACGCTCGCCATGGTGGCAGCCGCCTCCATGGCAGGCGTGCCGCTTTTCAACGGGTTCCTGAGCAAGGAGATGTTCTTTGCCGAGACGCTGAACCAGGAATTACTCGGTTCCCTGTACTGGATCCTGCCCGCGGGCGCGGTACTGGCGGGAATCTTCGCCGTCGCGTACTCGATCCGTTTCATCCACGATGTATTTTTCAACGGCGAGCCGGTGGATCTTCCGCGCACACCGCACGAGCCGCCGCGGTACATGAAAATCCCGGTCGAGGTGCTGGTGGCGCTGTGCCTGCTGGTGGGCATCCTGCCAGTCATCACGGTAGTGCCGCTGCTGGACCTCGCCACCGCCAGCGTACTGCAGCGGGAAGTGCCGGATTACGACCTCGCCATCTGGCACGGCTTCACCGGCCCGTTCCTCATGAGCCTGGCAGCTCTCGCGGGTGGCGGTTTGATCTATGCGCTGCGCCGGCGCATCTACGCGCTGCACGACCGGCTGCCGGCGGTGAGCGCAAAACGCAACTACGAGTTGCTGCTGGCCGCCGTCATGGGCGGTGCGACGCGCAGTACGCGAGCATTGGAGAACGGTTCCTTGCAGCGCTATCTGACCTTGTTCATCGCCTCCGCCGTCATACTCGGTGTCGCGCCGTATCTTGCCGACGGCGCCCCAGCGTTTGGCGCGTCCGCCGCCACACCCATCGACGGCATCAGCCTCGTCGCCGGCCTGATCCTCGCCGCGGCCGCGATCGGCACGGCGGCGTGGCATCGCCAGCGGCTGCTGGCGCTGATCCTGCTCAGCGTGGCGGGCCTGATCGTCGCGCTCACCTTTGCCCGCTTCTCCGCCCCGGACCTCGCGCTGACCCAACTGTCAGTGGAGGTGGTCAGCATCATCCTGCTTCTGCTGGCGCTATTCTTCATACCGCGCCACGCTCCTACCGGCACCGGCGCAGCGCACCGGCTGCGCGACCTCGCGCTGGCGACTCTCGCCGGCGGCGGCGTCGGCTTTGCCTGCTGGCAGCTCCTGACCCGCGAACACGACAGCATCTCGACCTATTACCTGCAACAGTCCGTGCCGGGCGGCGGCGGCAGCAACGTGGTGAACGTGATCCTGGTCGATTTCCGCGGCTTCGACACCCTAGGTGAAATCACCGTACTGGCGATTGCGGCTGTCGGTATCTTCACCCTGCTGCACGGACTGCGGCCACACCTGCCCGCGCGCGACCCGGACGGCCGCGCCTGGTCGCCTGACCGCTATCCGCTCATCATGGCGACGCTGTCGCGCCCGCTGCTGCCGCTCGCACTGCTCGTCTCGCTGTATCTGTTCCTGCGCGGCCACAACCTGCCGGGCGGCGGCTTCATCGCCGGCCTCGTCACCGGGGTAGCGCTGATCCTGCAGTATCTCGCCAACGGCATTGCCTGGACGCGCGAACGCCTTCTGCTGGATTATTACCCGCTGATCGCCACCGGCATCCTCATCAGCACGGGCACCGGACTGGCCAGCTGGATGTTCGACCGGCCATTCCTGACCTCTGCCTTCGCGCACCTGCACCTGCCGCTGATCGGCGAGGTGGCGCTCGCATCCGCCCTGTCGTTCGATATCGGGGTGTACCTCGCGGTCGTCGGCACGGTGATGCTCATCCTTGCACGACTGGGCGAGATCACCGCGCCCCGAGGCACGGCGGAATCACCTGGCAGCGAGGCGCGCGAGTGA
- a CDS encoding Na+/H+ antiporter subunit G codes for MWSEALIGFFIVVGASFALIGSIGLARLPDFFSRLHGPTKATTLGVGATLVASSVYFSLRGDGLSLHELLIMFFLFITAPVSAHLLAKAALHLHPPRGGDDAGTEL; via the coding sequence ATGTGGAGCGAAGCATTGATCGGTTTCTTTATCGTCGTAGGGGCGAGTTTCGCCCTCATCGGATCGATCGGGCTTGCGCGGTTGCCCGACTTTTTCAGCCGCCTGCACGGGCCGACCAAGGCCACCACCCTCGGGGTGGGCGCAACGCTGGTCGCCTCGTCGGTCTATTTCAGCCTGCGCGGCGACGGCCTGAGCCTGCACGAACTGCTGATCATGTTTTTCCTGTTCATCACCGCGCCGGTCAGCGCCCACCTGCTTGCCAAAGCGGCGCTGCATCTGCACCCGCCGCGCGGCGGCGATGACGCGGGCACGGAGCTTTGA
- a CDS encoding PA0069 family radical SAM protein: MKLDHHERKRSGRGATLSPDNRYSARTRAGIDDGWGSLDATLEPLATTLTVDASRSVISYNSSPDVGFDRSINPYRGCEHGCVYCFARPTHAYLDLSPGLDFESRLFYKPDAPELLRKELAASRYECATIAVGIITDSYQPVERRLGLTRRILETLLEVRHPFSIVTKSALIERDLDLLAESARLNLAGVAVSVTTLQRDLARRMEPRAAAPQRRLEVIRSLSAAGVPVTVLVAPLIPVLTDTELEDILGQAREAGARAAGYVLLRLPYELKDMFRDWLQVNEPLKASHVIGRLQDTRGGKDYQSEFGVRMRGTGEYADMIAQRFRLHAKKLGYGELPELDCSQFRKPATGPQMSLF, encoded by the coding sequence ATGAAACTCGACCATCACGAACGCAAACGGAGTGGCCGTGGCGCAACCCTGAGCCCGGACAACCGCTACAGCGCGCGCACCCGCGCCGGGATCGACGATGGCTGGGGTAGCCTCGACGCGACGCTGGAACCACTTGCCACCACGCTGACGGTAGACGCCAGCCGCAGCGTGATCAGCTATAACAGCTCGCCCGATGTCGGCTTCGATCGCTCGATCAATCCCTACCGCGGCTGCGAGCACGGCTGCGTGTATTGCTTTGCGCGGCCCACACACGCCTATCTCGACCTGTCGCCCGGCCTCGACTTCGAGAGCCGGCTGTTTTACAAGCCCGACGCGCCGGAGCTGCTGCGCAAGGAACTGGCCGCATCGCGTTACGAATGCGCGACTATTGCCGTTGGCATCATCACCGATTCCTACCAGCCGGTGGAGCGGCGCCTGGGCCTGACGCGGCGCATCCTTGAGACACTTCTGGAGGTGCGCCACCCGTTCAGCATCGTGACCAAGTCCGCGCTGATCGAGCGCGACCTAGACCTGCTGGCGGAGTCGGCGCGGCTGAACCTGGCCGGTGTCGCCGTGTCGGTGACGACACTGCAACGCGACCTCGCGCGCCGCATGGAGCCGCGCGCGGCCGCGCCGCAGCGCCGGCTGGAGGTGATCCGGAGCCTCAGCGCCGCCGGCGTGCCGGTCACCGTGCTGGTGGCGCCGCTGATCCCGGTGCTGACCGATACCGAACTGGAAGACATCCTCGGCCAGGCGCGGGAGGCGGGCGCACGCGCCGCGGGCTACGTGCTGCTGCGCCTGCCGTACGAACTGAAAGACATGTTCCGCGACTGGCTGCAGGTGAATGAACCGCTCAAGGCGTCCCACGTCATCGGCCGGTTGCAGGACACGCGCGGCGGCAAGGACTATCAGTCGGAGTTCGGCGTGCGCATGCGGGGGACGGGCGAGTACGCCGACATGATCGCGCAGCGCTTCCGTCTCCA
- a CDS encoding Na+/H+ antiporter subunit E, producing the protein MMRRLLPHPLLSATLLVIWLLLANDAGIGNLLLGGILGVLIPLFSNRFWPERPRLARPDRILLLGARLLRDIVVANFIVAGTILRPPRDLAPGFVHYPLELRNEFAITVFASLISLTPGTVSADVSADRRMLLIHALNVTDREALITEIKQRYERPLQEIFPC; encoded by the coding sequence ATGATGCGCCGCCTGCTGCCCCATCCGTTGTTGAGTGCGACGCTGCTGGTAATCTGGCTGCTTCTCGCCAATGACGCCGGTATCGGCAACCTGCTGCTGGGCGGCATCCTCGGTGTACTCATCCCGCTGTTCAGCAACCGTTTCTGGCCCGAGCGGCCGCGTCTCGCACGGCCGGACAGGATCCTGTTGCTTGGCGCGCGCCTGCTGCGCGACATCGTCGTCGCCAACTTCATCGTCGCCGGGACCATCCTCCGTCCCCCACGGGACCTTGCACCAGGCTTCGTGCACTACCCGCTCGAACTGCGTAACGAATTCGCGATTACGGTGTTTGCCAGCCTGATTTCGCTGACACCGGGTACGGTCTCCGCCGACGTGAGCGCGGACCGCCGCATGCTGCTGATCCACGCCCTCAACGTGACGGACCGGGAGGCACTGATTACCGAGATCAAGCAGCGCTACGAACGGCCCCTGCAGGAGATCTTCCCGTGCTGA